The genomic region AATCAGTGAATGTTCATCATACAACTGACGATTCAGGCATTTGACATCATCGGGTAAGGCGAGAGAGCCCCAAACGAAGTCCCAGACACAAAGACAAGCATAAAGACAAGAAGCATAGACGGAAACAGAGTAGTGACAGCGACTCCGGCAGTTCTAgttaaatgtcaataaaaaatgagGTGACATTTGAGAatgttggtaattttttttataccgccACAGCAGTGACCTCCTTGTACCTGAAGGTAAAAGTGAGGTCCAATAATTGACTGATAAGAGATTACCCTTCAGTCAACACAATAGGCCTGTTGGGacaggatatacacaagctgatcccggagcgacacttacgtaggcACTATGGTtttcacaccttgtgtacggtcgctatctgggcggatataatatatcctaccattagcaataatttaaagGTTGATTAATTTGTGACAGTacgcaattttaaaatgaataaacgaTTTACGTCATTTGGGAAAGAATTATGGAATAATAATGTATGTGTGGCATTGTGTAAAATTGGCTTTATGAGAGACTTTCCAGTTTTGAAACAGTCCGAACGTAATTTAGACGTATTGGGCGGGCAAGTTTTGGAAAAATGTTGCCTAAAAATGCGGTATTGTATTTTtgcaattgtaaaaaatattcttttattgtaCGAGGCTATGCCCACgataaaaaattgtctattatattatagttaatattgttttaggcAGTAAGTATAAAACTgcctttgtaaaaaaaagagggaattttaaaaaagtagttaCGAGGATTGACGTCAAAGGAATGTGTATTTGGCTGTATGTGGCCTTATTTGTGCCTTTCGAATAGATTTTAGCGGGAATATATACTCGGTTggttatgattattttatacttttgttttgtaattctaTGTATATGTAAACGGCAAGGCACCAattagagaaatatttaaaaagatatggCTTAAAAAGTTGAATCTTTTTTAAAAAggccattgtttattgaaatagatgCCTCTTATAAGtaataagattttttcttttagaAAAGGATACAACGAACGGTTTATTTTACTTgatgttaaattaaaactacGCTGATTCAAAGTCGATTTGTGGCTGAAAAAAACTGCGACatcaccattttttttaattataacttagtgtcaattaagaaattgttttgtatgacCGCcgttatatctaaataattaccCATATTAgtattgaaatgtaaatttgcgcacaatattttaataaaatttagattttttaataaaattgttccGATAAATGTATTTGgagtttttttcatatattcCTTAAACCCTAAGCTTATTAAACTCATAGTAGTGAGTTGAGATTTGTATTAAACCTGCAGGACAAAGTGATCCCCTGCACATAATGGTAAAAatggggtgcaatagaatgtcgactgacgagagatgactccACTCGGCATTCGGAATAACGATAAAttttaagacattaaaatattatatcctttattatttttctttgttctgCCAGGAATTTTAGGGGAAGCCTATTTCAGCTGTGGAATGCATATGGCTAATGTTTATGTCTCATTTAGGGTACTAATTTAGAGATATGCGAATAgcgtgtaaattaaaaaagtattttaaaaatataatttacttacaattattatttacaataaataaataaattaaataagaaacacTTATATTAATGCAATGGAAATATTCAccagaaatttattaaaattttgctaaaccaatgaagaaaaaaatatttttaaaagctaagaaaacaataattttgcgcctaaatatgaaatattaaacttCTTTCGTGAATTTGGAATTAATTGGGTATTTTGACCTTTTATTGATGTATTTAGAGTACTTtcgcttaaaaataaaaacataaaaaaaataagtgaaattacAAAACGCTATTTTCGTGTTATGTTGCTAAAAAACAAGACTTAATTatgtataactaataaatgTTGTCAatcaatctttaaaaatattatgatttcgttaaaatgtactaaaaatattaaaaggtcAAACACccaaatatttttaggttatatttcATTGTTGATTTCCGCGCCATATTTCTGATATAATTCGCGCCAAAACTGCGCTCTCTCTGGCGTCAAGGAGGTTACGTATTGTGGCTCGATGGCAATAGCTAGATTATGTGGATACGGCAACCATTCCCCAGTACCGGAATCTATGGTTGGAGtgctgaaaaaaataatgtatgtgaATTATGCTATTAAgaacaaacaaacatcacgcatttatccccgaaggggaaTTCAGTGCCGCATCTAGGGTTTcgcccatgatgtgataggagcgagcctatcgccatatcaggcacgaattccagactccgtgctgatactgagcagaaaaacttaaataccattttgctcgacccgggattcgaacccagaaactcagagcgctgccgcacCGCGCAGGCACtacatctacgccaccgagacattAAGAACTAAgttacttatattttcaatccGTAGGGGCAATTCAATTGTGACGAACAGTAAGTACTAAGTACCTACACAATGTTTCTCATTTGCGGATTTTGACTAGACTAGTAGTAGTTTGTACTTCAAGGTGTGGATTCATTAGGGATGTGCGAGAGAGCTAAGCGGTGCGCTCTaaatccaataataaatattacttaaatccAACATTACTTTATTTGCCTCGCTTAGTTACTGTGGTGATAAAGAGCTATTCGGTAGCGATGaagctttagtccaccacactggcgtAGTGCAGGCAGACTtcaaataccctcaaaattcttatagagaacttcttaggtatgcgggttttctcacgatgttttccttcaccgttaaagtaagcgataattcacaaacgaTAAACACATaacattagaaaagtcagaggtgtgtttgaaAACATcttaaggaaacctgcatacctgagaaattctctataggaattttgaatgtGTGAAATCTGCCCTCAGtacagcgtggtgaactaaagactaatccctctcagtagaggaggcccgtgcaacagtggaacagtatataatacaggactgatattatgaaataacatATCTTACCCATATTTAGCAAAGTTGGTCCACAGCATCGTCATAAACGTGACGATTCTAGCATCTTCCTCATCCATTGGCAATGGAAGCCTTTCCAATTCGAAGATATAAAACAATTCATCATAATGCGAAGTCGCTGGAAGACTAGAATTAGTTAGCAACCTTCCTAAATTCCTTGTTCCTATATGATTGAAGATATAAGAGAAGACAGGCTGACTTGAGATATTAGCGTACATATCAATGAACATATCCATCGGTCCAACAAAAGAGAAatcactattataattaataagtccACCAACCAAAGCCTCCTCTGTCGTGTTAGCGAAATAAGTGTCTTTTATTAGATTCCTAAAATCTTCTTTCTCGTCTTTAGGAACTATTAGATTCCTCTGATCCAGTACAGAGTAATCTTCGTTCACTAATCGGTCTAATTGACTTGTTATCGTAAAATAGTCCAAAGTGCTTGTCAATCCTTCCACAGTATTAAGACCTATTAAAATTGGCACGCAATGCGACTTATTCTGAACCAGAATGTTATAAGGAGTGTCTGTTAGGAAGGGTTCTTCGTCTTCGAAGACCGTCTCTACTGACGGAACGAAGACCGAACGAGAATTCATCTGCTTCATAATAGCCtcttctaatttaataattggcGTTTCGGAAAACACTTCGTAAAGTTTTTCAGGGTCTTCTGTATTCACTTCCAAACATTTAGCTATTTGAATTGCAGTGTCAATTGGATTGGGATCAAAAGACTGTGGTGTAAAGAGCGACCCGCTCTCTGATATCACTCGTTTAAACAATCCTTTAGTAGACTCAGACATTGTCATCAAAATGGCAGCAGTACCGCCAGTGCCGTGTCCAAAAATAGTAACATTATCAGGATCTCCGCCGAAATTCTTGATATTATCCCTGACCCATCGCAAAGCTGCTCTGATATCTTTCAAACCAGCATTACCCGGAGCTTCTTTCGTATGCAGATTAAGGAAGCCGTAAGCATTCAGCCTATAATTGACAGTAACTAGGATAACATCGTGTGTAAGGAGGTATTGCGGGCCGTAAAATGCTGGGGAACCTGAACCGACTCCAAAACCGCCTCCGTGAATGAAGAACATGACGGGAAGAGACCCGTTGATAGATGTAGGGGTGTAAACGTTGAGGACTAAGCAATCAGGGTTGTCACTCGGAGCGGTTAGGGGTCGTGGAAGGAAATTGCGGGCATAATACTGCGCGGATATCGGCTCTGTATACGTCAGAGTGCGATGGTGGTTCTTCGGGGGCCTGGAAAGagatttttcattatttttttttaatgatgagaTGAGCATGCCATTTGTTTAAGGTAAACGATATGAACCAATAAACAGTAACAAACGAATTTGTACAacgctcgtcatcctgacaTTAGagatctatacatattataaaagaaagtcacCTTTTCTGCCTGTCTTTATGTTATCGATGtactcaaaatgtactgaacggatttttataaaattttgtatggatgTAGTTTAgtaccctgggaaggttataggctactttctatacggggaaatatatagcgggacttttatcccggaaaactttacgcgggcgaaaccgtgagcaaaagctagttgagtacttatttatatcataCTGTAGTATGTagtactcaagagtaatgtagtttgatattagtgaaagaattttcaaaatctattcAGCAATTCAGgtgattagcccctacaaacgaacgaactcacaaactttttctcgttataatattagtatagattaacaagGCAGTACCTAACAGTAAATATATTGCGGGCACAGTCgaaaacattgatatttttttgtaagagAGCTGATACAAGGCacatcaacataaaataaacttttaaaaaactattaattgtCTCTTACCTTAAAATCCACGGGGACAGCATATTTTATTCCCATAAACTCATAATAAAGTCCGCTGAACGATAATCCACCTTCAACTTTTCCATATTTAGTATCAACCATAATAGTTTTTCTTTAGGTATGGCCAAAACAGGTTTTTCTTCTACAATTTCCTCACTGGAAGTCTCATCTATATCCGATTGGGTGTCTTCAGCCAAAGCCAGGCCGAAAGCGGCCAGCACCAGCACAAGGCTGTACGTTCGCATTATAGTATACTCTATGGTTTCAATTGTCTATACTCCGTTCGAATTATGAATGAGTTGTC from Manduca sexta isolate Smith_Timp_Sample1 unplaced genomic scaffold, JHU_Msex_v1.0 HiC_scaffold_643, whole genome shotgun sequence harbors:
- the LOC119193539 gene encoding juvenile hormone esterase-like; this encodes MLSPWILRPPKNHHRTLTYTEPISAQYYARNFLPRPLTAPSDNPDCLVLNVYTPTSINGSLPVMFFIHGGGFGVGSGSPAFYGPQYLLTHDVILVTVNYRLNAYGFLNLHTKEAPGNAGLKDIRAALRWVRDNIKNFGGDPDNVTIFGHGTGGTAAILMTMSESTKGLFKRVISESGSLFTPQSFDPNPIDTAIQIAKCLEVNTEDPEKLYEVFSETPIIKLEEAIMKQMNSRSVFVPSVETVFEDEEPFLTDTPYNILVQNKSHCVPILIGLNTVEGLTSTLDYFTITSQLDRLVNEDYSVLDQRNLIVPKDEKEDFRNLIKDTYFANTTEEALVGGLINYNSDFSFVGPMDMFIDMYANISSQPVFSYIFNHIGTRNLGRLLTNSSLPATSHYDELFYIFELERLPLPMDEEDARIVTFMTMLWTNFAKYGTPTIDSGTGEWLPYPHNLAIAIEPQYVTSLTPERAQFWRELYQKYGAEINNEI